A genomic window from Desulfatibacillum aliphaticivorans DSM 15576 includes:
- a CDS encoding acyltransferase family protein — MEYRREIDGMRAVAVMPVILFHAGLNLFQGGYVGVDIFFVISGYLITTIILNDLAKDNFSIVAFYDRRARRILPALFFITLACFPFAWMWLSPHYLEEFSQSVMAVASFCSNFLFYSQSGYFDTAAELKPLLHTWSLAVEEQFYLFFPIFLFLLWKFARKILFGALLVVGVCSLFLAQWMAHHNPSAAFYLLPTRGWELAVGAWLAYYFVFKKDQKAFAESVKKLSGPLAFVGLILIGYAVFAYDRTTPFPGFHALAPTAGAALVIAFATPSNAVGRLLGAKPLVGLGLISYSAYLWHYPLFVFARHRLLTEPSLNVFLGLAAASLVLAYLSWKFIETPFRNKAKVQRKTIFTFAGIGSVFLITAGFLGYFGYGWPTRMPEGLISALSSAVNKGPLVDKWHIMGPGQPDDVRDSFKNVAPGKNDDNIMYLIGDSHAGAIAEGLMQTLDNSDYGFMYISYTACPPIENVYRPDKGDDHRCYEHNQDLYNYILENDQIKYVVLAARWTLYLEKERFDNGEGGVEYGEPGGLDVISDNRKIVSREEDRKSNLEAAYQESIQKLLDAGKKVVIVYPIPEVGWSAPAYINKWAFIHGAEAADLDKSVGSTDYQAFLKRNKGACEMLDSLGQHPNLYRVYPERIFCDTFVKGRCAVQSNGRIFYRDDNHLSIFGARLVAREILKTLQ, encoded by the coding sequence ATGGAGTATCGTAGAGAAATTGATGGAATGAGGGCCGTCGCCGTCATGCCGGTTATCCTGTTTCATGCAGGGCTCAATCTGTTTCAGGGCGGATACGTAGGCGTTGACATCTTTTTTGTGATCAGCGGATATTTGATCACAACGATAATTCTTAATGATCTGGCCAAGGACAATTTTTCCATCGTCGCTTTTTATGATAGAAGAGCGCGCCGGATTTTGCCCGCCTTGTTTTTTATAACCCTGGCTTGCTTCCCCTTTGCCTGGATGTGGCTGTCTCCGCATTATTTGGAGGAATTCTCCCAAAGCGTGATGGCCGTCGCCTCATTTTGCTCCAATTTCCTGTTTTACTCCCAAAGCGGATATTTTGACACAGCCGCGGAATTAAAGCCCCTGCTCCATACCTGGAGCCTGGCGGTGGAGGAGCAGTTTTACCTCTTCTTTCCGATCTTCCTGTTTTTATTATGGAAATTTGCCAGGAAGATTTTATTCGGCGCCTTGCTTGTCGTCGGCGTATGCAGCCTGTTTTTGGCCCAGTGGATGGCGCATCATAATCCGTCCGCCGCTTTTTACCTGCTGCCCACCCGCGGCTGGGAGCTGGCCGTCGGCGCATGGCTGGCCTACTACTTTGTTTTTAAAAAGGATCAAAAAGCCTTTGCAGAGTCCGTAAAAAAATTAAGCGGGCCGTTGGCGTTCGTCGGGCTAATTTTAATCGGATACGCGGTTTTCGCCTACGACAGAACAACGCCTTTTCCCGGGTTCCACGCCCTTGCGCCAACAGCGGGCGCGGCCCTGGTCATCGCTTTTGCAACGCCAAGCAATGCGGTGGGGCGCCTTTTGGGCGCCAAACCTCTGGTTGGGCTTGGTTTAATCAGCTACAGCGCCTATTTATGGCATTATCCGCTTTTTGTTTTCGCCCGGCACAGACTGTTGACCGAGCCAAGCCTGAATGTATTCCTGGGCCTGGCTGCTGCGTCCCTGGTTCTTGCTTATTTAAGCTGGAAATTTATCGAGACTCCATTCCGAAACAAAGCAAAGGTCCAAAGAAAAACGATCTTCACTTTCGCCGGCATAGGATCCGTTTTTTTAATCACAGCCGGGTTTTTGGGGTATTTTGGCTACGGCTGGCCCACAAGAATGCCGGAAGGGCTCATAAGCGCGTTATCCAGCGCGGTGAATAAAGGCCCCCTGGTTGATAAATGGCATATCATGGGGCCTGGACAGCCCGATGACGTCCGGGACTCGTTTAAAAATGTCGCCCCAGGCAAAAATGACGACAATATCATGTATCTGATTGGAGACTCCCACGCGGGCGCCATTGCAGAGGGCCTGATGCAGACCCTGGATAACTCCGATTACGGCTTCATGTACATCTCTTACACGGCGTGCCCCCCCATTGAAAACGTCTACAGGCCGGACAAGGGGGACGACCACAGGTGTTATGAGCACAACCAGGATTTGTACAATTACATCCTTGAAAACGATCAAATCAAATACGTGGTGTTGGCCGCCCGGTGGACCTTATACCTTGAAAAGGAAAGATTCGACAATGGCGAGGGCGGCGTCGAATACGGAGAGCCGGGCGGGTTGGACGTTATATCGGACAACCGAAAAATTGTCAGCCGGGAGGAAGACAGAAAAAGCAATCTTGAAGCCGCCTACCAGGAGTCCATTCAAAAACTATTGGATGCAGGCAAAAAGGTGGTGATCGTGTATCCCATTCCGGAAGTGGGATGGAGCGCGCCGGCGTATATCAACAAATGGGCCTTTATCCACGGCGCGGAAGCGGCCGACCTGGATAAGAGCGTGGGCTCCACCGACTACCAAGCCTTTCTTAAACGCAACAAAGGGGCCTGCGAAATGCTTGATTCCTTGGGCCAGCATCCCAATCTGTACCGAGTGTATCCCGAGCGCATATTTTGCGACACGTTCGTTAAAGGAAGGTGCGCCGTCCAGAGCAACGGCCGTATTTTTTATCGGGACGACAACCATTTATCAATTTTTGGAGCAAGGCTTGTAGCCCGGGAAATCCTCAAGACCCTCCAGTAG